The uncultured Desulfovibrio sp. genome window below encodes:
- a CDS encoding branched-chain amino acid ABC transporter permease, whose product MSMRTLAAVLLGAVILLLPLVAGSYWVSVCVSVGLYALLGLSLNVILGQAGIFHMGHAAFYAVGAYVTAILNTLFQWPIFATMPVAGAASALFALLVARPIIHLRGDYLLIVTIGIVEIVRIALLNDVGGYTGGSNGLFGIARPQFFGFKIVKTVHFYYLVWGMVGISLLLFYGLWRSRIGRALNCIKEDDIAAEGCGIDVTSYKLMAFVLGAFWAGMAGTVYAAQMTTITPESFNFMESVIIFAVVILSGGSMLGVLVSAFLFIGLPELLREFSNARMLIFGLAMMLMMIWRPQGLMPPRARRYAVTTRAEGATDGTGGGRA is encoded by the coding sequence ATGAGCATGCGCACCCTTGCTGCCGTGCTGCTGGGCGCGGTCATCCTGCTGCTGCCGCTTGTTGCGGGGTCCTACTGGGTTTCCGTCTGCGTGAGCGTCGGCCTGTATGCCCTGCTGGGGCTGTCTCTCAACGTCATTCTGGGCCAGGCGGGCATCTTTCACATGGGGCATGCGGCCTTCTATGCCGTGGGCGCCTATGTGACCGCCATTCTCAATACCCTGTTTCAGTGGCCCATCTTTGCCACCATGCCCGTGGCCGGTGCGGCCTCGGCCCTCTTTGCCCTGCTGGTGGCCCGGCCCATCATCCATCTGCGTGGCGACTATCTGCTTATTGTCACCATCGGTATTGTGGAAATCGTGCGCATTGCCCTGCTCAATGACGTGGGGGGCTATACAGGCGGTTCCAACGGCCTGTTCGGCATTGCCCGTCCGCAGTTCTTTGGCTTCAAGATCGTCAAGACCGTGCATTTCTACTATCTGGTCTGGGGCATGGTGGGCATCAGCCTGCTGCTGTTCTACGGTCTGTGGCGTTCGCGCATTGGGCGCGCCCTGAACTGCATCAAGGAAGATGACATTGCGGCGGAAGGCTGCGGCATCGATGTGACCAGCTACAAGCTCATGGCCTTTGTGCTGGGCGCCTTCTGGGCGGGCATGGCCGGTACGGTCTATGCCGCACAGATGACCACCATCACGCCGGAATCCTTCAATTTCATGGAATCGGTCATCATTTTTGCCGTGGTGATCCTGTCCGGCGGCAGCATGCTGGGGGTACTGGTCAGCGCCTTTCTGTTCATTGGCCTGCCGGAACTGCTGCGCGAATTTTCCAATGCCCGCATGCTCATTTTCGGCCTGGCCATGATGCTCATGATGATCTGGCGGCCGCAGGGCCTCATGCCGCCGCGGGCACGCCGCTACGCCGTGACCACCAGGGCGGAGGGCGCGACAGACGGAACCGGCGGAGGTAGGGCATGA
- a CDS encoding radical SAM protein yields the protein MTDCLRRLYIEATSQCNLRCRMCFRNSWIDEQPGHMRQETFDSILSHLPPSVETLFFGGMGEPLFHPHIVDMVRAAHATGRRVELLSNGTLLDDACSAALLDAGLDMLWLSIDSLEDDAYGDIRRNSTLPLIRQHMAQFNERRFRLPRPVQLGMAFVAMKSNVRDLARLPYFASFYRINDVRISNVIPTDARTADELLYKNVVDWDLGGQAPLPTSPRIHVPLMDWLDEDVSHGMAGLCSSGMCDVFLSGQRLQRQARHCRFIDEGMAFVRHDGLVSPCMPLLRNSTLYWAGKTRHVAHHFFGNVLEQPLDRIWNGQDYAAFRQRVRHFEFSPCCRCSQCENWEQGREDCYGNTAPTCGACLWSEGVISCP from the coding sequence ATGACCGATTGCCTCAGACGCCTGTATATTGAAGCCACCTCGCAGTGCAACCTGCGCTGCCGCATGTGCTTCCGCAACAGCTGGATCGATGAACAGCCCGGCCATATGCGCCAGGAGACCTTTGACAGCATTCTTTCTCATCTGCCGCCAAGCGTGGAAACCCTTTTTTTCGGCGGCATGGGCGAACCACTCTTTCATCCGCACATTGTGGATATGGTACGCGCTGCCCATGCCACAGGGCGCCGTGTGGAACTGCTGAGCAACGGCACTCTGCTGGATGACGCCTGCTCCGCCGCCCTGCTGGATGCCGGCCTGGACATGCTGTGGCTGTCCATTGATTCGCTGGAAGACGATGCCTACGGGGATATCCGCCGCAACAGCACCCTGCCGCTGATCAGGCAGCATATGGCGCAGTTCAACGAACGGCGCTTTCGCCTGCCGCGCCCGGTGCAGCTGGGCATGGCCTTTGTGGCCATGAAAAGCAATGTGCGCGATCTGGCCCGTCTGCCCTATTTTGCCAGCTTCTACCGGATCAACGACGTCCGCATCTCCAACGTCATTCCCACGGATGCCCGCACTGCCGACGAGCTGCTGTACAAAAACGTGGTGGACTGGGACCTGGGCGGACAGGCGCCGCTGCCCACCTCGCCGCGCATTCACGTGCCGCTCATGGACTGGCTGGACGAGGATGTGTCGCACGGCATGGCCGGCCTGTGCAGTTCCGGCATGTGTGATGTTTTCCTTTCCGGCCAGCGCCTGCAACGCCAGGCCCGCCACTGCCGCTTCATTGACGAGGGCATGGCCTTTGTGCGCCATGACGGCCTGGTCAGCCCCTGCATGCCCCTGCTGCGCAATTCCACCCTGTACTGGGCCGGCAAGACGCGCCATGTGGCGCATCACTTTTTCGGCAATGTCCTGGAACAGCCCCTGGACCGCATATGGAACGGGCAGGACTATGCCGCCTTCCGCCAGCGGGTCCGCCATTTTGAATTTTCCCCCTGCTGCCGCTGTAGCCAGTGCGAAAACTGGGAACAAGGCCGCGAGGACTGCTACGGCAATACGGCCCCCACCTGCGGCGCCTGCCTCTGGTCCGAGGGGGTCATCAGCTGTCCCTGA
- a CDS encoding amidohydrolase family protein, with product MADIIAYRARTMIPLAGEQPARGEPQLFAPLRRVDDAVLLCADGQVLEAGRWGSVSLPAGSQVRDLGEVCLAPGLINAHCHLQLSHVAGRTRWGEGFTAWLRSLVPLLHEDFSQDAVNAACAAMREAGTAHVGDYAGAGLLLVEQAARAAGLGISHFCEWFGMAAPFVDARRPWPPACRAALEAEGPTPGQPGGDLVAPLEARCAPAGHALYSTAPEILQDARRWCREQGRVFALHLAESPDETELLLDGRGPLKEFYDGVVLPAGWRAPGLRPLALAVKLGLPGQGTLAVHGTQLDARELAVLAASGSALCLCPRSNAHLGVGLPPLRQAMESGVLLCLGTDGLSSNTDLDVRQEALFLREHFDVPPEVLLRLLTVNGAAALQMPALGRLERGMAAHWSLLPEALCI from the coding sequence ATGGCCGACATCATTGCCTATCGCGCGCGCACCATGATTCCCCTGGCGGGGGAACAGCCTGCCCGGGGCGAGCCGCAGCTCTTTGCCCCCCTGCGCCGGGTGGACGATGCCGTGCTGCTCTGTGCGGATGGTCAGGTGCTGGAGGCCGGCCGCTGGGGCAGCGTTTCGCTGCCTGCCGGCAGCCAGGTCCGGGACCTGGGGGAGGTCTGTCTGGCGCCGGGGCTGATCAATGCCCACTGTCATCTTCAGCTGTCCCATGTGGCCGGGCGCACCCGCTGGGGCGAGGGCTTCACGGCCTGGCTGCGCAGCCTGGTGCCGCTGCTGCACGAGGACTTTTCCCAGGACGCCGTGAACGCGGCCTGCGCGGCCATGCGGGAGGCCGGTACGGCCCATGTGGGCGACTATGCCGGTGCCGGTCTGCTGCTGGTGGAGCAGGCGGCCAGGGCTGCCGGGCTGGGCATAAGCCATTTCTGCGAATGGTTCGGCATGGCGGCGCCCTTTGTGGATGCGCGGCGTCCGTGGCCGCCGGCGTGCCGTGCCGCCCTTGAGGCCGAGGGGCCGACCCCCGGACAGCCCGGCGGCGATCTGGTGGCGCCGCTGGAGGCGCGCTGTGCCCCGGCGGGACATGCGCTCTATTCCACTGCGCCGGAAATTCTGCAGGATGCCCGGCGCTGGTGCCGTGAACAGGGCCGGGTTTTTGCCCTGCACCTGGCGGAGTCCCCTGACGAAACGGAGCTGCTGCTGGACGGCCGGGGACCGCTCAAGGAGTTTTATGACGGGGTGGTGCTGCCGGCGGGCTGGCGCGCGCCGGGCCTGCGGCCTCTGGCGCTGGCCGTGAAACTGGGGCTGCCTGGTCAGGGGACGCTGGCGGTGCACGGCACACAGCTTGATGCCCGCGAGCTTGCCGTACTGGCGGCCAGCGGCAGCGCGCTCTGCCTGTGCCCGCGTTCCAATGCCCATCTTGGCGTGGGCCTGCCGCCCCTGCGCCAGGCCATGGAAAGCGGCGTGCTGCTATGCCTGGGCACGGATGGTCTGTCGTCCAATACGGACCTGGATGTGCGGCAGGAAGCCCTGTTTTTGCGCGAGCATTTCGATGTGCCGCCGGAGGTGCTGCTGCGCCTGCTGACCGTCAATGGCGCCGCCGCCCTGCAAATGCCCGCCCTGGGCAGGCTGGAACGCGGCATGGCAGCGCACTGGAGCCTGTTGCCCGAGGCATTGTGCATCTAG
- a CDS encoding Hpt domain-containing protein, whose product MGSSYLDWKEGLARLDGDEALYRRQLGQFMLEQREAAVQVAGALRKHEDETARHLVHELRGQAVQLGARPLASAAFELEMAIRAGAETAAVMGRFDRMLTDTLLAMASYRSF is encoded by the coding sequence ATGGGATCATCTTATCTGGACTGGAAGGAGGGCCTTGCCCGGCTGGACGGCGATGAAGCCCTGTATCGCAGGCAGCTGGGGCAGTTCATGCTGGAGCAGCGGGAAGCGGCCGTGCAGGTAGCGGGCGCGCTGCGCAAGCATGAGGACGAAACGGCGCGGCATCTGGTGCACGAGCTGCGGGGCCAGGCCGTACAGCTGGGGGCCAGGCCGCTGGCCTCGGCAGCCTTTGAACTGGAAATGGCCATTCGCGCCGGCGCGGAGACGGCTGCCGTCATGGGGCGCTTTGACCGCATGCTGACCGATACCCTGCTGGCCATGGCCTCCTACCGCAGTTTCTAG
- a CDS encoding YitT family protein, with product MKLLQTYNRRLAESVWWNLLWLTVGAFLMALCMQTVATPHNFVAGGMLGLSYLVWHWTGLLDLLVWYLLLSIPIWVWGWFFVGRRFLLYTAYGTICITLFGSFITVQLPLQTEVYAAVIAGVLHGAGAGIMLRTMGSSGGTDIVAVVLKQHWNIPIGQFSFAVNACVYLLASFSLNLDLIVASLLMMFISANTLEYVLGMFNRRKMVLIISPMGEAISEAILLSERFGVTLMRGKGAYSGTDRDILLTVTNNVVLKRLENLVFSIDPGALFIVENTFYVSGGQFARRDR from the coding sequence ATGAAACTTCTGCAAACCTACAATCGCCGCCTGGCCGAGTCCGTGTGGTGGAACCTGCTCTGGCTGACGGTGGGGGCCTTTCTCATGGCCCTGTGCATGCAGACCGTGGCCACCCCGCACAACTTTGTGGCCGGGGGCATGCTGGGCCTGTCTTATCTTGTCTGGCACTGGACGGGCCTGCTGGACCTGCTGGTCTGGTATCTGCTGCTGTCCATCCCCATCTGGGTGTGGGGCTGGTTTTTCGTGGGGCGGCGCTTTCTGCTGTACACGGCCTATGGCACCATCTGCATTACGCTTTTCGGTTCGTTCATCACGGTGCAGCTGCCCCTTCAGACCGAGGTCTACGCGGCGGTCATTGCCGGGGTGCTGCACGGCGCCGGTGCGGGCATCATGCTGCGCACCATGGGCAGCAGCGGCGGCACGGACATTGTGGCCGTGGTGCTCAAGCAGCACTGGAACATTCCCATCGGGCAGTTTTCCTTTGCCGTCAATGCCTGCGTCTATCTGCTGGCCTCCTTCAGCCTCAATCTGGACCTCATCGTGGCCTCGCTGCTCATGATGTTCATTTCGGCCAATACGCTGGAATATGTGCTGGGCATGTTCAACCGGCGCAAGATGGTGCTCATCATCTCGCCCATGGGCGAGGCCATCAGCGAGGCCATCCTGCTGTCGGAGCGTTTTGGCGTGACGCTCATGCGCGGCAAGGGGGCCTATTCCGGCACGGACCGCGACATTCTGCTTACCGTGACCAATAACGTGGTGCTCAAGCGTCTGGAAAATCTGGTGTTCAGCATCGACCCCGGGGCGCTCTTCATTGTGGAAAATACCTTCTATGTTTCCGGCGGCCAGTTTGCCCGCCGTGACCGCTAG
- a CDS encoding ABC transporter ATP-binding protein encodes MAMLELKDIRVRYGNVEALHGINLHVDEGEIVTLLGANGAGKSTTLLTISGLVRPCGGDVLLDGKSLLKVPSHDVVRHGVAQSPEGRRVFGTMTVLENLHLGAFSVRDAARSQQTLDWIFELFPRLFERREQLAGTLSGGEQQMLAIGRALMAEPRLLLLDEPSLGLAPLLVRSIFETVRTISRRGVTVLLVEQNARAALKLATRGYVLEVGNVVMHDTAANLLADPSVQHAYLGG; translated from the coding sequence ATGGCCATGCTTGAGCTGAAGGACATTCGGGTCCGCTACGGCAATGTGGAGGCCCTGCACGGCATTAATCTGCATGTGGACGAGGGCGAGATCGTGACGCTGCTGGGCGCCAACGGGGCGGGCAAGAGCACGACCCTGCTCACCATCAGCGGCCTGGTGCGACCCTGTGGCGGCGATGTGCTGCTGGACGGCAAGTCGCTGCTCAAGGTGCCCAGCCATGACGTGGTGCGCCACGGCGTGGCCCAGTCTCCGGAAGGGCGCCGTGTTTTCGGGACCATGACCGTGCTGGAAAATCTGCACCTGGGGGCCTTTTCCGTGCGCGATGCGGCCCGCTCCCAGCAGACCCTTGACTGGATTTTTGAGCTGTTTCCCCGCCTTTTCGAGCGCCGCGAACAGCTGGCCGGCACCCTTTCCGGGGGCGAGCAGCAGATGCTGGCCATCGGGCGTGCCCTCATGGCCGAACCGCGCCTGCTGCTGCTTGACGAACCGTCGCTGGGCCTGGCGCCGCTTCTGGTCCGCTCCATCTTCGAGACCGTGCGCACCATCAGCCGGCGCGGCGTCACCGTGCTGCTGGTGGAGCAGAATGCCCGCGCCGCGCTCAAGCTGGCCACGCGCGGCTACGTGCTGGAAGTGGGCAATGTGGTCATGCACGATACGGCGGCAAACCTGCTGGCAGACCCCAGCGTGCAGCATGCCTATCTGGGCGGTTAG
- a CDS encoding ABC transporter ATP-binding protein, translating to MNLLELHEVSKIFGGLIALSEVSFSVEEGSVVGLIGPNGAGKTTVFNCITGNYRPEHGHILFAGEDVTGLRPHRLVERGIARTFQSIRLFGRLPVLENVLSGRHCRLRAGLLASMLHTPSQRREEREAVARCMQELAFVGLADHHAEAASSLSYGNQRLLEIARALASDPRLLILDEPAGGMNDQETVALIDLIGAIRDRGITVLLIEHDMRLVMRICEKLVVLENGTLIAQGAPEEVRSNPAVIEAYLGADTEV from the coding sequence ATGAACCTTCTGGAACTGCACGAGGTCAGCAAGATTTTTGGCGGCCTCATTGCCCTGAGCGAAGTGTCCTTTTCCGTGGAAGAGGGCAGCGTGGTGGGCCTTATCGGTCCCAATGGCGCAGGCAAGACCACGGTATTCAACTGCATCACCGGCAACTACCGCCCGGAGCACGGGCATATTCTCTTTGCCGGCGAGGACGTGACGGGCCTGCGCCCGCATCGGCTGGTGGAGCGCGGCATCGCCCGCACCTTTCAGAGCATCCGCCTGTTCGGGCGTCTGCCCGTACTGGAAAATGTGCTTTCCGGCCGCCATTGCCGTCTGCGGGCCGGGCTGCTGGCCTCCATGCTGCACACGCCGTCCCAGCGCCGGGAAGAACGGGAAGCCGTGGCCCGCTGCATGCAGGAACTGGCCTTTGTGGGCCTGGCAGACCACCATGCCGAGGCGGCTTCCAGCCTGTCCTACGGCAATCAGCGCCTGCTGGAAATTGCCCGTGCGCTGGCCTCGGACCCGCGGCTGCTCATCCTGGACGAACCGGCGGGCGGCATGAACGATCAGGAAACCGTGGCCCTCATTGATCTTATCGGTGCCATCCGCGACAGGGGAATCACCGTGCTGCTCATCGAGCATGACATGCGTCTGGTCATGCGCATTTGCGAAAAGCTGGTAGTGCTGGAAAACGGGACCCTCATTGCCCAGGGGGCACCGGAAGAGGTGCGGAGCAATCCGGCCGTCATTGAGGCCTATCTCGGCGCGGATACGGAGGTCTAG
- a CDS encoding phenylalanine--tRNA ligase beta subunit-related protein, giving the protein MLPALHIAPEILSRWPQSRLGCLVHEVQVEESRADAQNYLSEILAPMLQRLLQDTPLASIPNLSESRAAYKAFGRDPGRYRISSEALYRRIRQGKALYRINSVVDANNLASLETGFSVGSYDLSQVGSDILLRLGQAGEVYRGIGKEDLPLENLPLLCDAQGPFGGATSDSTRAMIRPETTTCLTVIYGFSSLDALDRAMQTTARLFADFTQSRPLTAPFVVPPSPAA; this is encoded by the coding sequence ATGCTTCCCGCACTGCATATTGCCCCAGAAATCCTGTCCCGGTGGCCGCAAAGCCGTCTGGGCTGCCTTGTGCACGAGGTTCAGGTGGAAGAATCCCGCGCCGATGCCCAGAACTATCTGTCCGAAATCCTGGCGCCCATGCTGCAACGCCTGCTGCAGGATACGCCCCTGGCCAGCATTCCCAACCTGAGCGAGTCTCGCGCCGCCTACAAGGCCTTTGGCAGGGACCCCGGCCGCTACCGCATCTCCTCCGAGGCCCTCTACCGCCGCATCCGGCAGGGCAAGGCCCTGTACCGCATCAACAGCGTGGTGGATGCCAACAATCTGGCCTCGCTGGAAACGGGCTTTTCCGTGGGGTCCTACGACCTTTCCCAGGTGGGCAGCGACATCCTTCTGCGTCTGGGCCAGGCCGGGGAAGTATACCGGGGCATCGGCAAGGAGGACCTGCCGCTGGAAAATCTGCCTCTGCTCTGCGATGCGCAGGGGCCGTTCGGCGGCGCCACCAGCGATTCCACCCGCGCCATGATCCGGCCGGAAACCACCACCTGCCTGACGGTGATCTACGGCTTTTCCTCCCTCGACGCCCTGGACAGGGCCATGCAGACCACGGCCCGCCTCTTTGCGGACTTCACGCAAAGCCGCCCGCTCACCGCGCCCTTTGTGGTGCCGCCGTCCCCGGCAGCATGA
- a CDS encoding branched-chain amino acid ABC transporter substrate-binding protein yields the protein MSIWRRALVAVALCLLTPALALAGGSIKIGLMCPLTGKWASEGQDMKNIVSLLVDETNAQGGINGKKVELVVEDDAGDPRTAALAAQKLVGAEVVAIIGTYGSAVTEATQNIVAEAELVQVGTGSTSVRLTEKGLPLFFRTCPRDDAQGAAAAAAIIKGGYKKVALLHDKSSYAKGLADESRKALEKSNVDIVFYDALTPGERDYTAILTKLKAANPDLIFFTGYYPETGMLLRQKKEMGWNVPMMGGDAANHQDLVKIAGADAAAGYFFISPPLPQDMDTPEAKSFLEAFKARYKTAPVSVWAVVAGDAYKVIEAALKNGKVESEDMAAWLKQLKDMPGLTGRLGFDEKGDRVGEFYRTYVVDAQGKFVLQGK from the coding sequence ATGAGCATCTGGAGACGTGCGCTTGTTGCGGTGGCGCTCTGCCTGCTGACGCCCGCACTGGCGCTGGCCGGCGGCAGCATCAAGATCGGCCTTATGTGCCCCCTGACGGGCAAATGGGCTTCCGAAGGGCAGGACATGAAGAATATCGTGAGCCTGCTGGTGGATGAAACCAATGCCCAGGGCGGCATCAACGGCAAGAAAGTGGAACTGGTGGTGGAAGATGACGCGGGCGATCCGCGCACGGCGGCCCTGGCAGCCCAGAAGCTGGTGGGCGCCGAAGTGGTGGCCATCATCGGCACCTACGGTTCTGCCGTGACCGAAGCCACGCAAAATATTGTGGCCGAGGCCGAGCTGGTGCAGGTGGGCACCGGTTCCACCAGCGTGCGCCTGACGGAAAAGGGCCTGCCCCTTTTCTTCCGCACCTGTCCGCGTGACGATGCACAGGGGGCGGCCGCTGCTGCCGCCATCATCAAGGGCGGCTACAAGAAGGTGGCCCTGCTGCACGACAAGTCGTCCTACGCCAAGGGCCTGGCCGACGAAAGCCGCAAGGCCCTGGAAAAGTCCAATGTGGACATCGTGTTCTATGATGCCCTGACTCCCGGCGAACGGGACTATACGGCCATTCTGACCAAGCTGAAGGCCGCCAATCCCGACCTGATCTTCTTCACGGGCTACTATCCCGAAACGGGCATGCTGCTGCGCCAGAAGAAGGAGATGGGCTGGAACGTGCCCATGATGGGCGGTGATGCCGCCAACCATCAGGACCTGGTGAAGATTGCCGGCGCCGATGCCGCTGCCGGCTACTTCTTCATCAGCCCGCCGCTGCCGCAGGACATGGACACGCCGGAAGCCAAGAGCTTCCTGGAAGCCTTCAAGGCCCGCTACAAGACGGCGCCCGTTTCCGTGTGGGCGGTGGTGGCCGGCGACGCCTACAAGGTCATCGAGGCGGCGCTGAAGAACGGCAAGGTGGAGTCCGAGGACATGGCCGCCTGGCTCAAGCAGCTCAAGGACATGCCCGGCCTTACCGGCCGTCTGGGCTTTGACGAAAAGGGCGACCGGGTGGGCGAATTCTACCGCACCTATGTGGTGGATGCCCAGGGCAAGTTCGTCCTGCAGGGCAAGTAG
- a CDS encoding branched-chain amino acid ABC transporter permease, with amino-acid sequence MEQFFQQLLNGLAVGGIYALVALGYTMVYGVLKLINFAHGDLFTIGAYLGLTLLVSCNLAGLLGPVASVLVVFVMVSILVALIGCLLERAAYRPLRKANRLSAVVSALGASIFFQNAVMLIYGARFYVYPDFLRPDFTVNLFGLDVPGVRLMVISASVLLMLALWAFIQRTRTGAAIRAVAIDQGAARLMGINVDRVISLVFFIGPGLGGAAGLMVGIYYGQIDFTMGWSYGLKAFTAAILGGIGNIPGAMLGGLLLGVIEALAAGYVAIAWKDAIAFLVLILILIIRPTGILGERTADKL; translated from the coding sequence ATGGAACAATTTTTTCAGCAGCTGTTGAACGGCCTGGCCGTGGGTGGCATCTACGCGCTGGTGGCGCTGGGCTATACCATGGTCTACGGCGTGCTCAAGCTCATCAATTTTGCCCACGGCGACCTGTTTACCATCGGTGCCTATCTGGGCCTGACCCTGCTGGTAAGCTGCAATCTTGCGGGACTGCTGGGACCGGTGGCGTCGGTGCTGGTGGTTTTTGTCATGGTGTCCATTCTTGTGGCGCTTATCGGCTGCCTGCTGGAGCGCGCGGCATATCGTCCGCTGCGCAAGGCCAACCGGCTGTCCGCCGTGGTATCGGCCCTGGGGGCCTCCATCTTTTTCCAGAATGCGGTCATGCTCATTTACGGGGCGCGCTTCTATGTGTACCCGGATTTTCTGCGGCCGGACTTCACGGTGAATCTCTTCGGCCTGGATGTGCCCGGTGTACGTCTTATGGTCATCAGCGCCAGCGTGCTGCTTATGCTGGCCCTGTGGGCCTTCATCCAGCGCACCCGGACCGGCGCTGCCATCCGGGCCGTGGCCATTGACCAGGGGGCGGCCCGGCTCATGGGCATCAATGTGGACAGGGTCATTTCGCTGGTCTTCTTCATCGGTCCCGGGCTGGGCGGCGCGGCCGGCCTCATGGTGGGCATCTACTACGGGCAGATCGACTTCACCATGGGCTGGTCCTACGGCCTCAAGGCCTTTACGGCGGCCATCCTGGGCGGCATCGGCAACATTCCCGGCGCCATGCTGGGCGGTCTGCTGCTGGGTGTCATCGAGGCCCTGGCGGCCGGTTATGTGGCCATTGCCTGGAAGGATGCCATTGCCTTCCTGGTACTCATTCTCATTCTGATCATCCGTCCCACGGGCATCCTGGGCGAACGAACGGCGGACAAGCTATGA